gtttttttgaATTGAAGTAATCAAGTAATCTTTACTTTTCTAGCTAGGACTTCTCTCAAACTTGTGTGCTGAGGAGACTCAGATGTTGGCCTCAGCTCCTAGGCTGAACTCAGCAGATTGGCCCATGAAAACTTCTGTATTGAGACAAAGGAAAGGATCCGTCAGAAAACAACACCTATTATCTTGGGCTTGGCAGCAAGGAAGAGGACAGGTAGTGGAAATCCTGCAATCCGAAAAGCAGACTGAAAGGTATAAAGCTCACATCATAATGGAGCAAACCTTTTATGATGAACCCATCCTAAACCATACTTTTTGAACAGGTTTTCATACTGATCTGTGGGTAAGCTCATCCTTCTTAGGAAAGGATGTGCATATAATAACGTGGGATTGCTTGCTTTAATTTTTGAGTTAACAACATTGGAAGTACAACCCAGAGGACCAATTAATGCAAAAGGTGTAATCTCTTTTGTAACATCCCCTTAAGCATGTTTTAGCCATTTTCAATCCTTCCCAAGATTTCTGGAGTTTAAAAGAGCTTGAAGATACTTCTTAGTGTTTGAACTTTTCTTACTGAACTTTGACTCAGTATTTGTTTCCACTTAACAGGTGACAAAGAAGCTGAAGATGGGTGGTGGAGAGAGGTATAACATTCCAACTCCTCAGTCTAGAAATGGTAGTAAGAACCAACAGCAGCTTAATAGACAGAAGACCAAGGATCAGAATTCCCAGATGAAAATTGttcataagaaaaaagaaagaggacatGGTTATAACTCATCAGCAGCTGCATGGCAGGCCATGCAAAATGGGGGGAAGAACAAAAATTTTCCAAGTAATCAAAATTGGAATGCTAGCTTATCAAGTCCCACCCTACTTTTTAAGTCTCAAGTTAATCAGAACTATGCTGGAGCCAAATTTAGTGAGCCACCATCACCAAGTGTTCTTCCTAAACCACCAAGCCACTGGGTTCCTGTGAACTTTAATCCTTCAGACAAGGAAATAATGACATTTCAACTTAAAACCTTACTTAAAGTCCAAGTATAAACTAAGATATAAAGTACTAATGTTTAAATTTAGTTTATAAAAAGTTGTCAGTTGGTCTGAAACAAATTACAGATTCACTAGGGAGTTAACCAATTTATGTAAAACTGCTTATTAATGTATGAATATTAATCAAATTTCATCTCATTTGTTTTACATATTGTGTGCACTGTAATATAATGGTGGTTATCAGTGCAACTTAAAATAATTGAACTTGATAAGTGTTCTCAATTGAATAGCTTTTAAGTGAAAACCAAGTTTATATTGAGAATGGTAAAGGAatcaactttttatatttttattggggGAATATAGTAAAAGATTCATGGATAAGAAGATTTACTTGTAGTGGATCAGATTAAGCATCTAGCTGAGACAAGGATTGAAAACTAGGTGGACATTTGAAAGTTTAATGTCCCAGAAAGCCAAATTAGTAACACGCCAACATCATAATGCACTGCCAAGAGAATGTGAATTTTTAATAGTTGTATTTTACTAAATGCACAGTGATGAATGCGTAAAGGGCACTTGGGGTTTATTAGAATGAGGCACAGTATACAGTATAAGGTGCCCTGTTTCTTAAATCGCAATGGATAGGTGTATGCCAATAGATGCACCCAAACcattttttatagaaaaactaTTGAGCACTTGATAGCtttcaaaaaatactttttttttgtattacagAACTGCAAAGCTATTCTGACAGTGATCTGGCCTCATATCTCTGCAAAGCTTAAAGTGGGGAGTTGTATAATGTGAAAGTTCAAAGTACCTAGGGGAGAAGAGCCATGTAAATACATGTAATAAATTTGTAGCATATATGTAAAGTCTTGGCCtacaaaaatatgatattttagtATGAATTTGCTGAATGTAAGACCATGGACTGTTTTTTTATACTATGGCCTAATTTTAAAGGTCCAGAATTGTTTTTAAAGCTTGCCCTCATGCTAAAGTGCCAGTGTATGTGTTATGATTGATTTGGTTGTAAACTATATTACAAAGTAAATCCTAATGTAATTAAGTTTTGTATTATAACTAAGAAAGTCTAAGCTGCTAGAAGATTTCCTACTTTTAGGAGGTGTAAAATGCAGTACAGGATTCCTCTACCCTCCAGTCTATAAACccaaagattcattttggctctCACCAGTTCTTGTAACCAATGATACAAATCTAAATTGTATTTGGTGCCagtgagtttaattttttttttttttttggtcatagtAAGTACAACCCAGGGAACCGCTTAATGCAAAAGATGTAATCTCTTGCATAACACCCCTTTAGGTATGTTTTCACCAATCTTAAGGGAAAAATGCTAAATGACAGCCTAAATGGCAAGTTAGAAAAGTACATGGGTCAATTAAAAAGTCCTGATAATGCCCTACTTTCTAATTTCGCGTCTTTGATATAACTATATATTTCACTAAATGAATTTAGACGAACTATTGCCCAAGCCAAATATTGAATATACTAAAGGCAAAATTTATGTAGTACTTATTGTACATGATACGAATTtgaaacatgaaattaaaaaataaaaattttctccccaGTGGCTCGTTATTATCTGTTATGACTGCTGAATCTTAGAATGTACATAACTGAAATTCGACAGGAATGTTGACTTGAAGAGACTAATATACTGTTTAATAGTTGGTTTGACAGTTATGCAATTTTTGCTAGTTGGACTGAAGCCCCCAAAACTGTACTTGCAGGAACTATGCAAGTTTTGAAAGCCCAGTAAAATAGATCTTTCTATATTCTAAGATGTTTTCAGTTTGCAGAGTAAAATAGGACAAATGAGCTCAAATTGGCAGGAATCCATGTATGTGAAGGAACCCTTTGAATTGGTTTTCTAATGGACAGGCTCCCAACCTATATAGGGTGCCTTAAACTAGTTCAATAATCCCAGTAAAGGCACAGCTGTAAACAAATTTGTAAGTAAggtactcattttcttttttgtgcataatttctatgaaaaatagTGCCAAGAACTGCCAAGTTCTCTGATGTAGCACTACAAATGGGGTTAGCAGACTCAATAATGTGTGGGAACCTGAATAAAAAGTCAATGATAATATGAGCATTTCATATTAGAGCTAGTTAGAAAATATTAATTGTGGATAACCTTCAGAAAGTGTGCTGGCATGAAACCAATATCAAAGCTCATGTGAAAACCAGAAAACAGTTTACAGATTCAGTTATACTTCCAGTGGGTCTTTTAATACATCTAATTCCAGTTTGTCCTATGTTTTGATAGTGGGCATGTACAGTAAGTTTAATGGAATTCAGGCCCATAACCTACCTTTAAATCCCAAGTAGTTTCTTCCCCCAAAGAAGCATAAAGTGGCAGTAGGGTGATAAAGGGTTTTAGGCAAGTTTCCCCCAGTGTGTTTTATTTGAATTCTCATAGGCAATTTCTTAAAACCCAAGAGAATATATCTCCAAAACTTCTTAAAACAAATGAGGGGAACGTCTACCACGGTAGTTGTATCTGTAAGGCAGAgcaaaatctaaaaaaaacaagatttgtTGGCTCCTAGACCAGTTTATTATTTCACTCTCCAGCATTCAAAGAAATGTGATCTGCAAAAACTAGATACAAAGGCCTTTTACTTCTTTACAAACTACTGTTATCAATGAAATGAATTTACATGCCTTACTttttattccaaaagaaaaaaaaaactccatcttTTAACACAAGGGTGAAACTGCTTTACAAATACACAGAACATCATAAAGATAACCAACACTGTTGGAAGAACGGGTAGAGGAAAAGACCCCAGAAGGCACCTTTTCCAGGACTAGCAGAATGTCTTACAGATGTCAACAGCCGAAGGAAGATAAACAGGTTGCTTACTTCACCTATTAAGTCatcactatttaaaaaatgagtattgTTCACGCCTGGGGTTCCTAAAAGCCCCGAAGGTCCACTTAGTAGGATGTCATTAATTTATTCCAAACTATTGCTCAAGTCACAGCGTTCCCATTTCAAAATAGAATCCTGGGACTTTGTAAAcaataacatggaaaaaaataaaatacaatgaaaaatctCTTTTGAGACTGGAACTTGGAAAGTCAGGCTATTATGAGTCTGACCCACAGAGCCTGTCAGATATAGCAATCTAATTTATAAAAGTTACCATTAGATTACAAAATTGAGAAATGAAGCAGGGTATGCAAAATTATATCACATGGAAGGTATTCTGTAAATTGACAACTTTTTCAcacctgcaaaatgggaataGCATTCATTTTCCAGGTATGTTTTTGGGGTTAAGCAGCAGTATATGAAAAACATATGGTTTGGCAAATTAGGTGCTTGATATTGataagttttaaatattatatggGAACAATCACATATAACAATGCACTGTAATTCAAAAGGTGCTCAAACCACATGGACTTTTTtgttttaccatatttaaaatgCTATTGAGTACTGTTATTActtatgaacaaaacaaaaccaaagactaGTAAAATAAGAGAGGTTATGTggccactaatttttttttttgtaaagggaaAATCTCAACCAAATATGCAACTTAATTGGAACCCATCAATTCAAAAGCAAATGGAGAGGGAGGTAGAGGACAAAACACGCAGGAACTACACAGATACTGTTTTGAAAGATCACACAGGACCTCTACCCTTAAGAATTACCAATTCAATGTTCAACACTAATGATAAAATTATGTAAGGGTATAAGATCTCAAATCTGTAATCTTTACTTGAAACAAACTCTACATTCCATTATCACTTTTTATCTCCTTGAAAATAAAGCTGCTTTAAGAACATTTTCCAACAAAAATAATCCAAGTCAGAATTTATGGACTCTAACCTGAAATTTTAAGTTCCTGGGCaggttaaaacaaaatttttcataGGGATAAAAATACCTCAATTTTAGACCTCCTTTCAGGCTTGTATAGTCTaccatattttcaaaattcttctaaaTTTAAAGGCTTAaattccatttccagatttcaagatgaaaattaaatgtgaGGGAATCAATATGACAAACTATATCCTAATAAGGAACTAAGGAATCCAAAACATTTTGTGACACTATAAAAGGTATTTATTCACTATACACAGAACATGTCCCCTGTAAGATGTACAGGTAAATGACTAAGAAGTATAatttggtgaacattttttcaattaCAGAACATACTAAATCAGCTGGGGTAACAGCTGTCTGCCTCCAAATAATCTAATTATAGCACCCAGGATCTCCTTTATAGCTaatgcaaaattaaatatttatttttgggatTACTTCCTTATATGTGTGATTGAGGCAGAGTTAACAATTTAGTAACTAGTATATTAACAGTCActacacaataaatcagtttattacaaattaaaacatttttcattatttgtatTAATGGGATGCAAACAAATATACTTGTAAAAGGCTGAAAACCATAAAATTACTTATCTTTGATAGTATACTGGGCTTTATAATTATATTAGGATATGAATGGTGTAAAATATTGTTATAATACACCCCAAAACAACGAGGCCATATTATAACAATTCACTAGATTGTGCTCAGTAGACATTTATTGAATAAAGGAATTATTATCCATTCTTTCCCCAATTATCCAGTACAATGCTTTGCCCATGATaagggctcaataaatatttgctgaacataCTGACTATGAAAGAGGTGAGAAGAGATGGGCCCTCTCAGTTGGATGTCAAGTATAATTAGAATTTACCTGGGAAACAGAGTGGTTAAAGAAGATGTAAACTGCATGTGGTACAAGTAAATAAACTCAGATGGCAACAAACCAAACAAGCAGAAAACACTGGCACCAGAATAAACAAAGGCAAGACGTGCCAATAATGGCATAAATGGAACTGACTTTTAAGAGATAACCAAGAAAAAGTTTATATTGGACCATACCTTTTCCCACCCAATTCAGTTCGAGACAGACCAATAGAGGCACTGTAAGAGACTATGGCTGTCTTCCTTGATATTCAGACATCCTAGTTTCCAATAATTTATTATGGACCTGTTACCCATGAATCAATATAAACCTGTTCATATTTAGGGATTAGTTTCCACAAGTACAAAGttgaatttccttttatttgtccTAAAATGCTTACTTTCAAACTCGAAGGGACTTCAATTATTCCATGTAGTTTTCgataattcttttatcttttcagaCCAGAGTCAAAATATTCGTACAGTATTCATACTGCAGCACCTTCCACCCACCCTTTGGTCGCTTGAACTGCCCTTCTTTGGTTCTTTTTCCGCTTTCAGATCTTTCTTGAAGTGTAGTAAGCAGAACTGTACTGGGTATTCCAGCTGCAGTTTGGTCTTAAATAAAAGAAGGATGTTTGTcagtttggttttctttattcttctctgtGGTATACAGGATTTTGTTAGTTGAACTGGATGTAGCAGCTTACTGGGTCAAATTTTCAAGAGAATAGTACAGTAGTTCCCAGGTCTCTCCCCTAGGTTGTAACTTAAGAGCTCATACTCTATGTAGCACtatctcttttcttcttgcttactttgctttaaaaaatgcagaGGGGTCTCAGGTAAAAAGAGGTGAAATGTTAGCCTCACTTGTGTGTTGATATGACTATTCAATATTAAGCCCAGTGCCAGACACAGAAGATTCTCAGTAACTGTGAAACCCATCAATGATGTGACCCAAAATTAGCTCACTGGTGCAAAAAGATCCTCACTACATATAAGTAAGATCCTAACTATCCTGAGTTCAAATGCAGTATAATCCTTGTGAAGCTGTTAGGtaagctatttaaaaaataatataaaagcttCTCAAGAAATTGGTGTTgagtctaaaaataaattaacaaagaaaattaaaacattaggCCTTCTAATTCTAAACAGACTGAAAAATTTCATAGGCTCTAACCAACTTCTCTCAAATTATAGTCTGTTTAAATCTAATCCTGACTAGTCCTTTACTGCCTTTTCTTTGTGCCTTAGTTTCCCTATCCGTGACAGAGAGACAATAAGAGCATTTTTCTTCTCATAGGGTTTTGTGGAGAGTGAATGAATCAACACACAGGCCCTTGAACAGTGTCTGGCACGTGGTAAAtacttaattaaataaattacctGCTATCAATGTAAAAGTAGCCAGAAATCAACCCACATAACACCTGCACTATTCCCCCACAGTGGTTATCACTTAATAAATGCTCACCAACATTcaatgaaaaagaatttaaaatattgtcatAAACATAAGGCCCAATGCATCTTGTTTAggaagggggggggagagaattaTTGATCCAGCCATCAATGaaagtataaatttaaaactagcaggcccaaatttaattttaatatgtatcttAACATTATCAAAAACCTCTTAGGTTAGAGGCTTAATGAGCAATCATGAATGACATACACAAGGAGGCCTTAAATACTATGTAAAAGATGTAGACTTCTGATAAGTCCTATCATTTCCAAAGTAAGTTATGCCTAGTGCAACactgaataaaaatattcctaaatcTACAAAggactgtttttattttagaatcatATCCAATACTATAATAATTCCAGTTAatcattatttccttcattttgtttttattatagcatGTTTGCTTAATTTACAGCAAGCAGAAAATAAGCTGGGTCTTGTTTTGATCCAAACATTGATGTTTTTAAAGGTTGTACAcaatatttgttaaaaagaacatataaaaatacctttttagAAGCttctataagaaagaaaatacaaagtttaACCCCACAACTTTCCTCTTTGCTAGAACTGCAAACTACTGCTACAGTTTTAAATAGACTTTTTGTTGTTTAAACTATACATCCaggaaaatctaaaaaaattaaagaaacgtGCATATAAATGATTGCATAGCAGAACATGAACATTAACTGCAAACAGTAAAGAAATGAAAGTTAGAAATACTATCAAATATACAAAGGTTGTAGAATCAATCCTTTAAACACATTCCACAAACAGTATTTAAAAACCATCTCTTTTGTTCTTTACAGGCTAGGCCTAGATTTCTAAAACCaaagttgaagaaaataattctctAAAGGAATTGTTTCCCCACAATACTTCTTACTTctgcaagcaagcaagcaatctgagattttaaaagatgCTAGCTTTTTACTCTGAAATGAGACTGGACACTTCAAGTCACTTTTAATTGCCTCCAAATGATCATTCAGAGAAATACTAGAAATTATAGTTAATGATATTACTTCTCAATTTTTAGTCATGTATGACATTGATAATCAAAAACTCAAGAGGTGGCTCTTGCTTAAAACTAACcccttttccaaaattattttaaatttcatggcACCACAGAATCATCTGCCTAGAATGGGAGTGTTCTCTTTCAATTTGCCTCACATTAAACAAACCAAGGTGTGAAGAGCAAGCCTCCCTCATAAAGAGGTAAGCTAATTCTGATACAAATGCACAAGACTAGGGCTCTAAGcatcaaaattcattcttttacGCTATACACACGCacgtgtacatacacacacacacacccacacacccctaCTTTGAAACAATTTACGTGCACCTAACAGCAGTAAGAAAACTAAGCAACAATGCCTCTTAAATTTTAGAGTAACTATATTAAGAACATTCTTTTCCccttaaaaattatttgtcaTCATTGACCTGCTCAAATTTTAAGGGGAGCTTTTCTGATGTTTTCATGTTCCAAACCTTCATAGAAaccagaaaggaggaaaaaaaaaaaaaaaaaaaagcagtgaagGCTCCATGTTTCAGTCAAAAACTTAATCTCCCTGAAAATGTTACTTAACCAAGTTGGCATCATTCCCCAAGACAGTGGGGTTAACAAAAGAACTATTCCACACTGTATCATAAATAAACTATTATCACGGGCCTAGACATCTTGACAAGACATAAAGGTCCACCCTGAACCTAAATGTGTCTGAGCAGTCAGTGTTGTACTGTGGCTACAACTTCACTTTTGTATCATTCCATCTTATTAGCAAGCTACATTTCTAGGTTAACAGTTCTACCAAATATGGatatgaaagtttatttttaataagacaaTGTTGCAAATTATGGTCAACCAACATCTTTCCACCAAATACTTCaagcataaaaaaatgagaatcttTACAAAAATATACAGAGACACCACAAATTGGTAGCTGCCCATAACATTAAACAAACTGGACTCTTAAGAGTGGCTTCTCAACAgcatatcattttaattataaccaTTGCCTGGTACAGGGAAAACTAACAAGTGTTTTTTTACGCATCATTGCAACATTGTATTCCTGATAATTTAAGTATACCAAACTATGAGTAAATGAATGATACATGCCTAAAAATTATCATGGTTTATACTATCAGTGGCCACTGGACTTAGGACTAGTCCAAGACCTTGATCTAGATTTTGACCTAGACCTAGACTGTGATCTTGACTGAGATTTGGATCTAGGTGGTTCTTTTTTCCTTGATTCCTTTTCATATCTTGAGCCAGACTTATAATGTGTTTTGGAATCTGTTTTAGAAGTGCCTCTAGTTTTGGTGTGAGATGCAGACCTAGAACGTGATTtagccttcatttctttcttgggCTGGGACTTGGACCGTGATCTTGAATTGGATTTAGATCTTGAAAAAGATCGATTTCGGTGTTTGAATCTTTCAAAACAGAGGAGAGATACAATTAGAGTAAAAATTAGATTCTATATTaatcaaatttgttatttttagagcAAAAGTTCACTCTGAATTGAAAAACATGAGTCTTTTTTCAAAGCAAAGTTATTTACCTATCATTGTCGGAATGGCTTCTGCTACGCCGTGGTCTTCCAGTCGGTCTACTGCTAAAAAGCATATCAGAAAAAGCACACAGTGACAAATGTCTACTTATAGGTCTTAAAACTTTTCAATCAAAACACTATTTTAGTCTCAACAAAGTACTCAACACATAAAGcatacaaaaagataaaaatgctaaCGAACACACCctctttgtttttgagacagaatctcattatattgcccaggatggccttgaacttctgtATTCAAGCAATCcaactgcctcagcttccccagtaggTGGGACTACAGGTCCATGCCCCCATTCCTGACCACGAACAcatctttttattaaaaacagaTCACTGTACAAACTTACTTTCTAGGACTATAAGATCTTCTATAGTTGTAATCAAAAGACCGACTTCTTGACCTCCTCCTTTCATAACTTCGGCTTCTAGAACGTCTGTATCTGTCATAATCATCATAGCGCGAAGAACTGTACACATTCCTCCCTTCCTTGGCTTTCATTTGATTTGGTGCTAGGAAATACAcagaacacaaatattcagaaacatttgaaatttattatttacatCCTTAAATTGTAAGGGGGAGGGAAACAAGCCCACATTCCCTTCTCTAATACCAAAACAAAGGAATAATGTGTTTTGCAATCTGTCTTAGAGATCCCTTTAGTTTTGGTAAGATGCAGATCTGAAAGATGACTGATTgagccttcttttctttcttgggttTGTTCAAGGTTACAAATATTAATCTTGggtatttattttcaaagatgtGTATCACAAGACTACTTTATGTAAAAATGACACCATAATTTCCTTGGCTTATGCTTATTTATACCTATATCTTTGGccctcaactcttttttttttttttttaaagatagagtgagagagaggagagagagagagagaattcttaatatttattttttagttctcggtggacacaacatctttgttggtatgtggtgctgaggatcgaacccgggccgcacgcatgccaggcgagagcgctaccgcttgagccacatccccagccccggccctCAACTCTTATCTCACTCAATTCTACATAGAAACTTTATGTAtgattgtatatgtatatataaaaaacaggGACTATCTAGGAACCTATCACCCCATTCCAGAACAAGAGAATTAACAACTTATGACTACctaagtgctttttttttcttccagttttaggtagacacaatatctttattttttatttttatgtggtgttgaggatcaaacccagagtttcatgca
This region of Ictidomys tridecemlineatus isolate mIctTri1 chromosome 11, mIctTri1.hap1, whole genome shotgun sequence genomic DNA includes:
- the Pnrc2 gene encoding proline-rich nuclear receptor coactivator 2 isoform X2, translated to MGGGERYNIPTPQSRNGSKNQQQLNRQKTKDQNSQMKIVHKKKERGHGYNSSAAAWQAMQNGGKNKNFPSNQNWNASLSSPTLLFKSQVNQNYAGAKFSEPPSPSVLPKPPSHWVPVNFNPSDKEIMTFQLKTLLKVQV
- the Srsf10 gene encoding serine/arginine-rich splicing factor 10 isoform X3, translated to MSRYLRPPNTSLFVRNVADDTRSEDLRREFGRYGPIVDVYVPLDFYTRRPRGFAYVQFEDVRDAEDALHNLDRKWICGRQIEIQFAQGDRKTPNQMKAKEGRNVYSSSRYDDYDRYRRSRSRSYERRRSRSRSFDYNYRRSYSPRNSRPTGRPRRSRSHSDNDRFKHRNRSFSRSKSNSRSRSKSQPKKEMKAKSRSRPNCSWNTQYSSAYYTSRKI
- the Srsf10 gene encoding serine/arginine-rich splicing factor 10 isoform X4 gives rise to the protein MSRYLRPPNTSLFVRNVADDTRSEDLRREFGRYGPIVDVYVPLDFYTRRPRGFAYVQFEDVRDAEDALHNLDRKWICGRQIEIQFAQGDRKTPNQMKAKEGRNVYSSSRYDDYDRYRRSRSRSYERRRSRSRSFDYNYRRSYSPRNSRPTGRPRRSRSHSDNDRPNCSWNTQYSSAYYTSRKI
- the Srsf10 gene encoding serine/arginine-rich splicing factor 10 isoform X5, which codes for MSRYLRPPNTSLFVRNVADDTRSEDLRREFGRYGPIVDVYVPLDFYTRRPRGFAYVQFEDVRDAEDALHNLDRKWICGRQIEIQFAQGDRKTPNQMKAKEGRNVYSSSRYDDYDRYRRSRSRSYERRRSRSRSFDYNYRRSYSPRNRPTGRPRRSRSHSDNDRPNCSWNTQYSSAYYTSRKI
- the Srsf10 gene encoding serine/arginine-rich splicing factor 10 isoform X2, with translation MSRYLRPPNTSLFVRNVADDTRSEDLRREFGRYGPIVDVYVPLDFYTRRPRGFAYVQFEDVRDAEDALHNLDRKWICGRQIEIQFAQGDRKTPNQMKAKEGRNVYSSSRYDDYDRYRRSRSRSYERRRSRSRSFDYNYRRSYSPRNRPTGRPRRSRSHSDNDRFKHRNRSFSRSKSNSRSRSKSQPKKEMKAKSRSRSASHTKTRGTSKTDSKTHYKSGSRYEKESRKKEPPRSKSQSRSQSRSRSKSRSRSWTSPKSSGH
- the Srsf10 gene encoding serine/arginine-rich splicing factor 10 isoform X1; protein product: MSRYLRPPNTSLFVRNVADDTRSEDLRREFGRYGPIVDVYVPLDFYTRRPRGFAYVQFEDVRDAEDALHNLDRKWICGRQIEIQFAQGDRKTPNQMKAKEGRNVYSSSRYDDYDRYRRSRSRSYERRRSRSRSFDYNYRRSYSPRNSRPTGRPRRSRSHSDNDRFKHRNRSFSRSKSNSRSRSKSQPKKEMKAKSRSRSASHTKTRGTSKTDSKTHYKSGSRYEKESRKKEPPRSKSQSRSQSRSRSKSRSRSWTSPKSSGH